A window of Rhodothermales bacterium contains these coding sequences:
- a CDS encoding low temperature requirement protein A: MRKTSITSPEDQSVTFVELFFDLVFVFCITQIVGILHHGFTFGAVAQSVLVFWLVWWAWTQFTWALNAADTDHANVQLLTLAATAVAFFMAVSVPAAFEGAALWFAGPYVLVRSIGLWLYSWAASENEGQLAAVRTFAFVSIGGLAAVLVGAIAGGDQLYYFWGLAILLDVIAANVGGREEGWNLHPGHFSERHGLIVIIALGESLIVAGGGLVSAPQEISLVVVGFLAVTLTCALWWSYFPSIKPALEEAMHGVKGSERAQMARDTFSLAHFPMLCGIIGIAAALEVAIAHSHEALATGPRAALAVGLLLFLGGTAVARWRALRHTSLVRIGVVLVMTATVLLLAGVPSYVSLAVGLAGTMVVVFLEHREIRTSHGAQPEPA, encoded by the coding sequence ATGCGGAAAACGTCTATCACTTCACCCGAGGATCAGAGCGTCACGTTTGTGGAGCTGTTCTTCGATCTGGTTTTCGTGTTCTGTATCACGCAGATCGTGGGCATCTTGCACCACGGGTTCACGTTCGGCGCGGTGGCGCAGTCCGTCCTCGTTTTCTGGCTGGTCTGGTGGGCATGGACCCAGTTCACGTGGGCTCTGAATGCAGCGGACACGGATCACGCCAATGTGCAGCTGCTGACGTTGGCAGCTACCGCCGTAGCCTTCTTCATGGCCGTGTCCGTTCCGGCGGCATTCGAGGGCGCCGCACTTTGGTTTGCAGGTCCGTATGTACTGGTCCGATCGATTGGCCTGTGGTTGTATAGCTGGGCCGCGTCCGAAAATGAAGGGCAACTGGCGGCAGTCCGCACCTTTGCGTTCGTCTCGATCGGAGGTCTGGCCGCGGTTCTGGTTGGGGCGATAGCAGGCGGCGACCAACTCTATTATTTCTGGGGACTGGCGATCCTTCTCGACGTCATCGCAGCGAATGTCGGCGGCAGGGAGGAGGGTTGGAACCTGCATCCCGGCCATTTCTCAGAACGACACGGCCTGATTGTTATTATCGCCCTCGGTGAATCACTGATCGTGGCGGGTGGAGGTCTGGTTTCGGCACCACAGGAGATTTCACTGGTCGTGGTAGGATTCCTTGCCGTTACGCTCACCTGTGCGCTCTGGTGGAGTTACTTCCCCTCTATCAAACCTGCCCTGGAAGAAGCGATGCACGGGGTCAAAGGGTCCGAGAGGGCGCAGATGGCAAGGGATACGTTTTCACTGGCTCACTTCCCGATGCTGTGTGGAATTATTGGGATCGCAGCGGCACTCGAGGTGGCCATTGCGCACTCCCACGAGGCGCTCGCGACGGGTCCCAGAGCGGCTCTGGCCGTGGGACTGCTTCTATTCCTCGGCGGCACGGCGGTGGCCAGATGGCGTGCCCTTCGCCACACCTCCCTGGTGCGTATCGGAGTGGTCTTAGTGATGACGGCCACCGTCCTGCTTCTGGCAGGAGTTCCGTCGTACGTGTCGCTAGCTGTTGGTCTGGCGGGAACGATGGTGGTCGTCTTTCTGGAGCATCGGGAGATTCGGACATCGCACGGTGCACAGCCCGAACCGGCCTGA